From a single Stomoxys calcitrans chromosome 4, idStoCalc2.1, whole genome shotgun sequence genomic region:
- the LOC106093310 gene encoding RING finger protein 141 isoform X2: MGQAHSLADSLPDVDSVHMQLVRHTKVLSEINSLTYEEFKTCLGNLNALSRKCIDPNGKQLVFLVKSGTDTSLLWKATVKIACVKVNPETRQIDSYKFLNLKQFLCVFKTFQAHLESLEQRRDSQSTPEDEEPSRCSSSQLHPLPSQFTTSMFMGALGNSTDSTGGGSGLSSPSVSTCVHNDHIDECSICLDRQTEVILPCTHSFCTPCIEQWNVNNKTCPICCETLESTDETWVMSNIPEVEEINEEICAGFMNLAKEQ; encoded by the exons ATGGGTCAAGCCCATAGTTTGGCAGATTCCCTGCCGGATGTTGATAGTGTTCACATGCAATTGGTGCGTCACACAAAAGTTTTGTCAGAAATCAATTCCCTGACCTATGAGGAATTCAAAACTTGCTTGGGAAATTTAAATGCGTT ATCCCGCAAATGCATAGACCCCAATGGTAAGCAACTGGTGTTTTTGGTGAAAAGTGGCACGGACACATCTCTATTGTGGAAGGCAACTGTGAAGATAGCCTGCGTAAAAGTTAATCCCGAAACACGACAAATCGATTCATACAaatttctaaatctgaagcaatttttgtgtgttttcaaAACATTCCAAGCCCATTTGGAAAGTCTG GAGCAAAGACGTGATTCTCAATCAACACCAGAAGATGAGGAACCGTCTCGATGTTCTTCGTCACAACTACATCCACTACCATCACAATTCACAACTTCAATGTTTATGGGTGCATTGGGTAATAGTACAGATAGTACAGGTGGAGGCAGTGGCTTAAGCAGCCCCTCAGTATCGACATGTGTCCATAATGACCACATAGATGAGTGTTCAATATGTTTGGATAGACAAACAGAAGTAATCCTGCCCTGTACACACTCCTTCTGTACTCCATGCATAGAACaatg gAATGTTAATAACAAAACTTGTCCCATATGCTGTGAAACTTTGGAAAGTACAGATGAAACATGGGTGATGTCGAATATACCAGAAGTTGAGGAAATCAACGAAGAAATATGCGCTGGATTTATGAATTTGGCCAAAGAGCAATAG
- the LOC106093310 gene encoding RING finger protein 141 isoform X1 — translation MGQAHSLADSLPDVDSVHMQLVRHTKVLSEINSLTYEEFKTCLGNLNALSRKCIDPNGKQLVFLVKSGTDTSLLWKATVKIACVKVNPETRQIDSYKFLNLKQFLCVFKTFQAHLESLVSSEIQREQRRDSQSTPEDEEPSRCSSSQLHPLPSQFTTSMFMGALGNSTDSTGGGSGLSSPSVSTCVHNDHIDECSICLDRQTEVILPCTHSFCTPCIEQWNVNNKTCPICCETLESTDETWVMSNIPEVEEINEEICAGFMNLAKEQ, via the exons ATGGGTCAAGCCCATAGTTTGGCAGATTCCCTGCCGGATGTTGATAGTGTTCACATGCAATTGGTGCGTCACACAAAAGTTTTGTCAGAAATCAATTCCCTGACCTATGAGGAATTCAAAACTTGCTTGGGAAATTTAAATGCGTT ATCCCGCAAATGCATAGACCCCAATGGTAAGCAACTGGTGTTTTTGGTGAAAAGTGGCACGGACACATCTCTATTGTGGAAGGCAACTGTGAAGATAGCCTGCGTAAAAGTTAATCCCGAAACACGACAAATCGATTCATACAaatttctaaatctgaagcaatttttgtgtgttttcaaAACATTCCAAGCCCATTTGGAAAGTCTGGTGAGCAGTGAAATTCAAAGG GAGCAAAGACGTGATTCTCAATCAACACCAGAAGATGAGGAACCGTCTCGATGTTCTTCGTCACAACTACATCCACTACCATCACAATTCACAACTTCAATGTTTATGGGTGCATTGGGTAATAGTACAGATAGTACAGGTGGAGGCAGTGGCTTAAGCAGCCCCTCAGTATCGACATGTGTCCATAATGACCACATAGATGAGTGTTCAATATGTTTGGATAGACAAACAGAAGTAATCCTGCCCTGTACACACTCCTTCTGTACTCCATGCATAGAACaatg gAATGTTAATAACAAAACTTGTCCCATATGCTGTGAAACTTTGGAAAGTACAGATGAAACATGGGTGATGTCGAATATACCAGAAGTTGAGGAAATCAACGAAGAAATATGCGCTGGATTTATGAATTTGGCCAAAGAGCAATAG